A portion of the Thermothelomyces thermophilus ATCC 42464 chromosome 5, complete sequence genome contains these proteins:
- a CDS encoding glycoside hydrolase family 5 protein (CAZy_ID 267776), translated as MTNLRLTIEDGKFRDGYGRQVLLRGINVAGEAKYPSKPNQPSHVPEDFFDGDNVSFVGRPFSKEEAHLHFSRLKRCGYNTIRYVFTWEAIEAAGPGIYDEAWIDETIEVLRAAKSYGFYVFMDPHQDVWSRFSGGSGAPMWTLYAAGLNPQSFAATEAAIVHNTYPEPDAFPKMIWSTNYYRLAAATMFTLFFAGRDFAPRCIIDGVNIQDYLQGHFLRACAHLAQRIHEAGDIENDVVFGWESLNEPNKGMIGYQDISVIPKEQALKKGTCPTIWQTMLTGSGRAVEVETWDMGGLGPYRVGRTLVDPHGEVAWLPEGYDESRYGYKRDPGWKLGECIWAQHGVWDPSTDTLLRKDYFAKHPATGETIDYSYFTNTYFMDFFRKYRDTVRSVHKNAIILLQGPTMELPPLIKDTPDGDDPFLVYSPHWYDGITLMTKKWNRNWNVDVIGVLRGRYWHPALAVKLGETAIRNCFRDQHAAMRKEGLDRMGNHPCLMTEFGIPYDMDDKYAYKTGDYSSQSAAMDANHFGVEAAGLEGYTLWLYMASNDHEKGDQWNGEDLSIVSVDDKLLPLSAHPRIPSLEDSTSNLRTPAARKELDDDESVTPANLRRSITNPSISLEATSRQPELTASPGYRAAEAYVRPAPVATAGVITDYGFDLRKCLFTLTIQAPRVADPEAPTVVFLPEYHFPKDECSVEVSSGKWEISSDEEETVLIQRLRWWHGDGQQTLRVSGVIKKHNIGESAEDTGYYEQCNQGAWSSCTAM; from the exons ATGACAAACCTCCGTCTCACGATCGAAGACGGCAAGTTCCGCGACGGCTACGGCAGGCAAGTCCTTCTCAGAGGCATCAACGTCGCCGGCGAAGCCAAGTACCCCAGCAAGCCCAACCAGCCGTCGCACGTGCCAGAAGACTTCTTCGATGGAGACAATGTCAGCTTCGTCGGCCGGCCCTTTTCCAAGGAGGAGGCTCATCTCCATTTTTCGCGGTTAAAGCGCTGCGGGTACAACACCATCCGCTATGTCTTCACTTGGGAGGCTATCGAAGCCGCCGGTCCGGGCATCTACGATGAGGCATGGATAGACGAAACAATAGAGGTGCTGAGGGCGGCAAAAAGTTACGGTTTCTATGTCTTCATGGACCCGCATCAGGATGTG TGGTCTCGTTTCTCGGGAGGCTCGGGCGCTCCCATGTGGACGCTCTACGCAGCTGGGCTTAACCCCCAGAGTTTTGCGGCGACAGAGGCCGCCATCGTCCATAACACCTACCCAGAACCCGACGCGTTTCCCAAGATGATCTGGTCGACAAACTACTACCGCCTGGCCGCGGCCACCATGTTCACCTTATTCTTTGCCGGGAGAGACTTTGCACCACGGTGTATCATCGACGGGGTCAACATTCAAGATTACTTACAGGGTCACTTCCTCCGCGCCTGTGCTCATCTAGCGCAGCGCATCCACGAGGCCGGCGACATCGAGAACGACGTGGTGTTTGGCTGGGAGAGCTTAAACGAGCCGAATAAAGGCATGATAGGCTACCAAGACATCAGTGTCATACCGAAAGAGCAGGCCCTCAAAAAAGGAACTTGCCCGACAATATGGCAGACCATGCTTACGGGGTCTGGGAGAGCAGTCGAGGTCGAGACCTGGGACATGGGGGGACTTGGCCCTTACAGGGTGGGGCGCACGCTTGTTGATCCGCATGGCGAGGTTGCCTGGCTCCCAGAAGGCTATGATGAGTCGCGGTACGGCTACAAGAGAGATCCAGGGTGGAAGCTGGGCGAGTGCATCTGGGCACAGCATGGCGTCTGGGACCCGTCGACGGACACGCTTCTCAGAAAGGACTATTTTGCGAAGCATCCGGCAACGGGGGAAACCATTGACTATTCCTACTTCACCAACACCTACTTTATGGATTTTTTCCGAAAATACCGCGACACGGTCCGGTCAGTACACAAGAACGCCATCATTCTTCTGCAAGGTCCCACCATGGAACTTCCACCACTCATCAAAGACACCCCGGACGGCGATGATCCATTTCTAGTCTATTCCCCTCACTGGTACGATGGCATCACCTTGATGACCAAGAAATGGAACCGGAATTGGAACGTGGACGTGATAGGCGTGCTCCGCGGGCGGTATTGGCACCCAGCCCTTGCCGTGAAGCTGGGGGAGACGGCAATCCGGAACTGCTTCCGAGACCAACACGCGGCCATGAGAAAGGAGGGTCTCGATCGCATGGGGAACCACCCATGTTTGATGACGGAATTCGGCATTCCGTACGATATGGATGACAAGTACGCATACAAGACGGGCGACTACTCGAGTCAATCGGCTGCTATGGACGCCAATCATTTCGGAGTGGAGGCCGCCGGCTTGGAAGGTTACACCCTTTGGCTATACATGGCCTCAAACGATCACGAAAAGGGAGATCAGTGGAATGGCGAAGATCTCTCCATCGTCTCGGTCGATGATAAGCTGCTACCACTCTCGGCTCACCCCCGCATCCCAAGCCTCGAAGACTCGACTTCGAACCTACGAACACCGGCTGCTAGGAAAGAgttggacgacgacgagagtGTTACACCCGCTAACCTCAGACGCTCCATCACAAATCCTTCCATTTCTTTAGAGGCTACCTCGCGTCAGCCCGAACTCACGGCTTCCCCGGGCTACCGTGCAGCAGAGGCGTACGTGCGGCCAGCGCCGGTCGCTACGGCCGGAGTCATAACGGATTATGGGTTCGATCTCCGAAAATGCCTCTTCACGTTGACGATCCAAGCTCCCAGAGTGGCAGATCCGGAGGCGCCGACAGTAGTGTTCCTCCCGGAGTACCATTTCCCCAAGGACGAGTGCTCGGTCGAGGTGAGCTCGGGTAAGTGGGAGATAAGCAGCGATGAGGAGGAGACGGTGCTCATCCAGCGGCTGCGCTGGTGGCATGGTGATGGGCAGCAGACCTTGAGGGTTTCCGGGGTCATCAAGAAGCACAACATCGGAGAGAGCGCCGAGGATACGGGTTATTACGAGCAATGTAACCAGGGGGCATGGAGCAGTTGCACGGCCATGTAA